Proteins encoded by one window of Verrucomicrobiota bacterium:
- a CDS encoding DUF975 family protein, whose product MDWFYALEGLQYGPVSWEELQRLARSGQLRPTDYVWNSTMGQNWSKAVLVPNLFPVAQPLQVGMPPPTGVPPVQAAVPPVQPGAWPLYGGAPAIGGSAAYAYTNRAFPASDELRNRARKTLRDNWGNAIAALFICWGIAFGAGNLLGPLGGLVQIIIVGPFELGLAIFFLTFTRGYPASLSRLFEGFSNLGTAINTYMLRLLLVVLWSLLLIIPGIIALYSYRMVFYIIADKPATRPLAAISTSKQMMDGHKGRLFPLDLSFIGWAFLCVLTCGIGFLWLTPYMKAAEIAFYEDLRARTGAV is encoded by the coding sequence ATGGACTGGTTCTACGCGCTTGAGGGACTGCAGTACGGGCCGGTGTCGTGGGAGGAGCTGCAGCGCCTGGCCCGTAGCGGCCAGCTCAGGCCAACCGACTATGTCTGGAACAGCACGATGGGCCAGAACTGGTCAAAGGCGGTTCTGGTTCCCAACCTGTTTCCCGTGGCGCAGCCGCTGCAGGTAGGTATGCCGCCGCCGACGGGCGTGCCGCCGGTGCAGGCCGCCGTTCCGCCGGTGCAGCCGGGGGCGTGGCCATTGTACGGCGGCGCGCCAGCGATCGGGGGGTCAGCGGCGTACGCGTATACGAACCGCGCCTTCCCGGCGAGCGATGAGCTTCGGAACCGCGCAAGGAAGACGCTGCGCGACAACTGGGGCAACGCGATCGCCGCGCTCTTCATCTGCTGGGGGATCGCGTTTGGAGCGGGCAATCTCCTGGGGCCCCTCGGCGGGCTGGTGCAGATCATTATCGTGGGACCGTTCGAGCTGGGCTTGGCGATCTTCTTTCTGACGTTCACGCGCGGCTATCCGGCGAGCCTGAGCCGGCTGTTCGAGGGCTTCAGCAACCTGGGCACCGCGATCAACACGTACATGCTCAGGCTGCTCCTGGTTGTTCTTTGGTCGCTGCTGCTGATTATCCCGGGCATCATCGCGCTCTATTCCTACCGGATGGTTTTCTACATCATCGCTGATAAGCCCGCAACGCGGCCACTGGCGGCGATCAGCACGAGCAAGCAGATGATGGACGGGCACAAGGGGCGTCTCTTTCCGCTCGACTTGAGTTTCATCGGGTGGGCGTTCCTGTGCGTGCTCACCTGTGGAATCGGGTTCTTGTGGCTGACGCCGTACATGAAGGCGGCCGAGATCGCGTTCTACGAGGATCTGCGGGCGCGCACGGGCGCGGTCTGA
- a CDS encoding DUF72 domain-containing protein has translation MIDADGNPSDQNLSAQKPGMETLRIGPAGWSYDDWEGVVYPSRKPAGFDPLAYLAQYFDTIEINSTFYRAPAARAAASWVRRTSDNPRFKFTLKLQQKFTHERRAITEADETAFRAGIDPIVEARRLGCLLMQFPWSFRFFPDSSLYLKRLIERFKDYPLVLEVRHASWDNEVVYEMLAERGVGFCNIDQPLFRSQLRPTQLATSRVGYIRLHGQNTESWFKADAGRDERYNYYYSIDELQPWIERIRAVAEQTKETYVITNNHFQGQAVANALQLKFLVKEACVPTPPAMHDRFPELKGISTTQASQEKLF, from the coding sequence ATGATCGACGCGGACGGGAATCCGAGCGATCAGAATCTGAGCGCTCAGAAGCCGGGGATGGAGACGCTTCGGATCGGGCCGGCCGGGTGGTCGTACGACGATTGGGAGGGGGTTGTCTACCCGTCGCGGAAGCCGGCGGGGTTCGATCCGCTCGCCTATCTCGCGCAGTATTTCGACACGATTGAGATCAACAGCACGTTCTACCGTGCGCCGGCGGCGCGCGCGGCAGCGAGTTGGGTGCGGCGCACCTCGGACAATCCGCGGTTCAAGTTCACGCTCAAGCTCCAGCAGAAGTTCACTCACGAGCGGCGCGCCATCACCGAAGCGGACGAGACGGCGTTTCGCGCCGGTATCGATCCGATCGTCGAAGCGCGCCGGCTCGGCTGCCTGCTCATGCAGTTTCCGTGGTCATTCAGGTTCTTCCCCGACAGCTCGCTCTACCTCAAGCGGCTCATCGAGCGGTTCAAGGACTACCCGCTCGTGCTCGAGGTGCGCCACGCCTCGTGGGACAACGAAGTAGTCTACGAGATGCTCGCCGAGCGCGGCGTGGGGTTCTGCAACATCGACCAGCCGCTGTTCCGCAGCCAGCTCCGGCCGACGCAGCTCGCGACGAGCCGGGTGGGCTACATCCGGCTGCACGGCCAGAACACGGAGAGCTGGTTCAAGGCCGACGCCGGACGCGACGAGCGCTACAACTACTACTATTCGATCGACGAGCTTCAACCGTGGATCGAGCGCATCCGCGCGGTGGCCGAGCAGACCAAGGAGACCTACGTCATCACCAACAACCACTTCCAAGGCCAAGCCGTGGCCAACGCGCTCCAGCTCAAGTTCCTGGTCAAGGAAGCGTGTGTGCCGACGCCGCCGGCGATGCACGACCGCTTCCCCGAGCTGAAAGGGATCTCGACGACGCAAGCGTCGCAGGAAAAGCTGTTCTGA
- a CDS encoding BatA domain-containing protein encodes MLIAVSYLNAPFLYVLGAVSAPIIIHLLFKKRRKKIVFSTLRFLKIATRENARRNRIKQIILLAMRVLIVGLIVFAFARPFLRDEALAGIGPGAQEVVFLVDRSYSMGAESELGGTKIEHGRAYAIERIKELKPGDTAAVIAFDETPELVQAMTDDFGAVLAAVERITPGTRTTNFGTAIAAAQAAFDWDGARAGHARQKAMFLVSDLQMGGLGMLGDVRLRRGVVLEIPDLTHAPANVAVTKLEAVGRFLQSGAPVTVQAQVRNYGTAPCSVLATLEAGGGVAGKQRVSLGPGGTTTVEFEHTFADPGLYGIGVSLDVDDALGTDNAAYAVLDVRRALHVLLVNGTPSQIAYFRETHYIEVALNPFRLGEEPGTTMFAPQVISPGELSAPALEGQDAVVLANVDFFDEGTVALLERFVRDGGGLLVFTGDKASIIQYNRDLYKDGEGLLPAALEPAAGTLVDASVFWEITSFDEKHPVFQPFLDPAAGDLSVPRFQRIHRLGAFDEGKARALAFLNDGRPILVEKQFGAGRVLLVPTSGDEAWTDLPKRKVYLPLLHRMAGYLCGVTDTAAAEHSYFVGEPVALPEGLAKVFDPGGRVLELADRSALRETEAPGLYTLLFDDGRANALAITVNPVESDLRACSVVEFRKILSGETDGPARAGLGDEDAADRDEIWQYLFIGLLAIMLSETWLANRTHV; translated from the coding sequence ATGCTGATCGCCGTCAGCTATCTCAACGCGCCGTTTCTGTACGTGCTCGGTGCGGTGTCGGCGCCGATCATCATCCATCTGCTGTTCAAGAAGCGGCGCAAGAAGATCGTCTTCAGCACGCTGCGTTTCCTCAAGATCGCCACGCGCGAAAACGCGCGCCGCAACCGGATCAAGCAGATCATTCTCCTGGCGATGCGCGTGCTCATCGTCGGGCTGATTGTCTTTGCGTTTGCGCGGCCGTTTCTTCGCGACGAGGCGCTCGCTGGCATCGGGCCGGGCGCCCAGGAGGTCGTGTTCCTCGTCGACCGCTCCTACAGCATGGGGGCGGAGAGTGAGCTGGGCGGCACGAAGATCGAGCACGGCCGCGCCTACGCGATCGAGAGGATCAAGGAGCTCAAGCCGGGCGACACGGCGGCTGTCATTGCCTTTGACGAGACGCCCGAGCTTGTGCAGGCGATGACGGACGACTTCGGCGCCGTGCTCGCCGCCGTGGAACGGATCACGCCCGGGACGCGCACGACGAACTTCGGTACGGCGATCGCGGCGGCGCAGGCGGCGTTCGACTGGGACGGCGCGCGTGCAGGACACGCGAGGCAGAAGGCGATGTTCCTCGTCAGCGACCTCCAGATGGGCGGCCTCGGCATGCTGGGCGACGTGCGACTCAGACGCGGCGTGGTTCTCGAGATTCCCGACCTGACGCACGCGCCCGCCAACGTGGCGGTCACCAAGCTCGAGGCCGTCGGGCGCTTTCTCCAGAGCGGCGCACCGGTGACGGTCCAGGCGCAGGTGCGCAACTACGGCACGGCGCCCTGCTCGGTGCTGGCAACGCTCGAGGCCGGCGGCGGTGTGGCCGGCAAGCAGCGCGTCTCACTCGGCCCAGGCGGGACGACGACCGTGGAATTCGAGCATACGTTTGCAGACCCTGGGCTGTACGGGATCGGGGTGAGCTTGGACGTCGATGACGCCCTTGGGACCGACAACGCAGCCTACGCGGTGCTCGATGTACGGCGTGCACTCCACGTGCTGCTCGTCAACGGGACGCCGTCGCAGATTGCGTACTTCCGCGAGACGCACTACATCGAGGTGGCGCTCAACCCGTTCCGGCTCGGTGAGGAGCCGGGGACGACGATGTTCGCGCCGCAGGTCATCTCGCCCGGCGAGCTCAGCGCACCGGCGCTCGAGGGGCAGGACGCCGTCGTGCTGGCCAACGTCGATTTCTTCGACGAGGGCACCGTGGCGCTGCTCGAGCGGTTCGTGCGCGACGGTGGCGGGCTGCTCGTCTTCACGGGCGACAAAGCTTCCATCATCCAGTACAACCGCGACCTCTACAAGGATGGCGAAGGGTTGCTGCCGGCGGCGCTCGAGCCGGCGGCGGGCACACTCGTAGACGCGTCGGTCTTCTGGGAGATCACGAGCTTTGACGAGAAGCACCCGGTCTTTCAGCCGTTCCTCGACCCGGCCGCAGGCGACCTGAGCGTGCCGCGCTTCCAGCGCATCCACCGGCTCGGCGCCTTCGATGAAGGCAAGGCGCGTGCTCTTGCGTTTCTCAACGACGGGCGGCCGATCCTTGTCGAGAAGCAGTTCGGCGCCGGCCGCGTGCTCCTTGTGCCGACGAGCGGCGACGAGGCGTGGACCGACCTGCCGAAGCGCAAGGTCTATTTGCCGCTGTTGCACCGCATGGCCGGCTATCTCTGTGGCGTCACCGATACAGCGGCGGCCGAGCACTCGTACTTCGTCGGCGAGCCGGTCGCGCTGCCCGAGGGGCTTGCCAAGGTGTTCGACCCGGGCGGTCGCGTGCTTGAGCTCGCGGACCGCAGCGCGCTGCGCGAGACGGAGGCACCGGGTTTGTATACGCTGCTGTTCGACGACGGGCGGGCGAACGCGCTCGCGATCACCGTCAATCCCGTGGAGTCGGATCTGCGCGCGTGCAGCGTGGTCGAGTTCCGCAAGATTCTCTCGGGCGAGACCGACGGTCCGGCGCGCGCCGGGCTGGGCGACGAGGATGCCGCCGACCGGGACGAGATCTGGCAGTACCTGTTCATCGGTCTACTGGCCATCATGCTCAGCGAGACCTGGCTGGCAAACCGGACGCACGTCTAG
- a CDS encoding type II secretion system protein, with protein MRSADRSQHPGRRGRGFTLIELLVVIAIIAILAGFLLPALGRAREAAKRASCLSNLRQIGIGWSAYLADWDGFPSDENNMVLGSTFGGATGEDAPWGGAYPASHRILNPYVQPGTETSRYEVFLCPSDDGFADRPGVPVYTRFGTSYIYNDDRLCGVHLGEISTSSDRLCVAGDAGWFVTLNPNWPKLQRYWHTAAGFPSFNVLYLDGHVQYLIVREDVETAESYTVDPFE; from the coding sequence ATGCGCTCAGCGGATCGTTCTCAGCACCCGGGCCGGCGGGGGCGCGGGTTCACGCTGATCGAGCTGCTCGTGGTGATCGCCATCATTGCGATTCTCGCGGGGTTTCTGCTGCCGGCGCTCGGGCGGGCGCGCGAGGCGGCCAAGCGGGCGTCGTGCCTGTCGAATTTGCGGCAGATCGGCATCGGATGGTCGGCGTATCTGGCCGACTGGGACGGTTTCCCGAGCGACGAGAACAACATGGTGCTCGGCAGCACGTTCGGCGGGGCGACGGGCGAGGACGCTCCCTGGGGCGGGGCGTACCCGGCGTCGCACCGTATTCTCAATCCGTACGTTCAGCCGGGCACCGAGACGTCGCGCTACGAGGTATTTCTGTGCCCAAGCGACGACGGGTTCGCCGATCGGCCGGGCGTGCCGGTCTACACGCGGTTTGGCACGTCGTACATCTACAACGACGATCGGCTGTGCGGCGTGCATCTGGGCGAGATCTCGACGTCGTCGGACCGGCTCTGTGTCGCGGGCGACGCAGGGTGGTTTGTCACGCTCAATCCGAACTGGCCGAAGCTGCAACGGTACTGGCACACGGCGGCGGGCTTCCCGTCGTTCAACGTGCTGTATCTCGACGGGCACGTCCAGTATCTCATCGTCAGGGAAGACGTGGAGACGGCGGAGAGCTACACCGTCGATCCGTTCGAATAG
- a CDS encoding DUF58 domain-containing protein has translation MRDALQYLDPKVIARIQNLELLARVVVEGFLVGLHKSPFHGFSVEFSSYRPYMKGDDTRYIDWKLWGRTDELFLKLFVEETNLRAHILLDTSASMGYAPQAGGDNAVSKYKYGVYLGAALAYLMMLQKDAVGVATFDTEIRHYLPPRARLDHLLHVLKILDRVKVAEQTGFARGLDALAERIRKRGMIIVISDLFDEPEAVMDVLKHFRHAGHEVLVFQVLTRDEVELPFTGQILFEDLETGERLTTLPASVQDKYKEVFSAHQRWIAKECANSQIDFVPVVTDESLGIALMQYLIKRRKSH, from the coding sequence GTGCGCGATGCGCTGCAGTACCTCGATCCGAAGGTGATCGCCCGGATCCAGAACCTCGAGTTGCTGGCCCGGGTCGTTGTCGAGGGGTTCCTCGTCGGACTGCACAAGAGCCCGTTCCACGGCTTCAGCGTCGAGTTCAGCTCGTACCGGCCCTACATGAAGGGCGACGACACCCGCTATATCGACTGGAAGCTGTGGGGGCGTACCGACGAGTTGTTCCTCAAGCTGTTCGTCGAGGAGACGAACCTGCGTGCCCACATTCTGCTCGACACCTCGGCCTCGATGGGGTACGCGCCGCAGGCTGGCGGCGACAACGCGGTGAGCAAGTACAAGTACGGCGTGTATCTTGGCGCCGCGTTGGCCTATCTCATGATGCTGCAGAAGGACGCCGTGGGCGTGGCGACGTTCGACACGGAGATCCGCCACTACTTACCCCCCCGCGCGCGTCTTGACCACTTGCTGCACGTGCTCAAGATCCTCGACCGGGTCAAGGTGGCCGAACAGACGGGATTCGCCCGGGGGCTCGACGCGCTCGCCGAGCGGATTCGCAAGCGGGGCATGATCATCGTCATCTCGGACCTGTTCGACGAGCCGGAGGCGGTCATGGACGTGCTCAAGCACTTCCGGCACGCCGGGCACGAGGTGCTCGTGTTCCAGGTGCTGACGCGCGACGAGGTGGAGTTGCCGTTCACGGGGCAGATCCTGTTCGAGGACCTCGAGACGGGCGAGCGGCTCACCACGCTGCCGGCGTCGGTTCAGGACAAGTACAAGGAAGTGTTCAGCGCGCACCAGCGCTGGATCGCCAAGGAGTGCGCGAACAGCCAGATCGACTTCGTGCCGGTGGTCACCGACGAGTCGCTCGGGATCGCGCTCATGCAGTATCTGATCAAGCGACGCAAGTCGCACTGA
- a CDS encoding MoxR family ATPase, giving the protein MTESGRAIREAVERLAAARTEMTAEIGKVIVGQRHVIDHLLITILCRGHALMVGVPGIAKTMMVKTISEVLDLKFSRIQFTPDLMPSDITGTDVIEEDVSTGHRVVKFIKGPIFANIVLADEINRTPPKTQAAMLQVMEEHEVTVGTKTYPLEEPFFVIATQNPIELEGVYPLPEAQLDRFMFNLRVHYPTVAEEVAVVQSTTSTYKAELRSVLTGQDIVRLQGLVRQVPIADEVVEYAVRLVSATRPDRPEAPDFVKEYLSWGASPRASQYLTLGAKARAILQGNLAVTFDDVRAVAEPVLHHRIILNFHARSEDVQPETIIERLVDSVSTSMAR; this is encoded by the coding sequence ATGACGGAATCGGGCAGGGCCATCCGCGAGGCGGTGGAGCGGCTCGCGGCCGCGCGCACCGAGATGACTGCCGAAATCGGCAAGGTCATCGTCGGGCAGCGCCATGTGATCGACCATCTGCTTATCACGATCCTGTGCCGCGGCCACGCCCTGATGGTCGGCGTGCCGGGCATCGCCAAGACGATGATGGTCAAGACCATCTCCGAGGTGCTCGACCTCAAGTTCAGCCGGATCCAGTTCACGCCGGACCTGATGCCGTCGGACATCACGGGCACCGACGTGATCGAGGAGGACGTGAGCACGGGCCATCGCGTGGTGAAGTTCATCAAAGGCCCGATCTTCGCCAACATCGTGCTCGCCGACGAGATCAACCGGACGCCGCCCAAGACGCAGGCGGCCATGCTCCAGGTCATGGAGGAACACGAGGTCACCGTCGGCACCAAGACCTACCCGCTCGAGGAGCCGTTTTTCGTCATAGCGACGCAGAACCCGATCGAGCTCGAGGGCGTCTACCCGCTGCCGGAGGCGCAGCTCGACCGGTTCATGTTCAACTTGCGCGTGCACTACCCGACCGTGGCCGAGGAAGTTGCCGTGGTGCAGAGCACCACGTCGACCTACAAGGCCGAGCTGCGCAGCGTGCTGACCGGTCAGGACATCGTGCGCTTGCAGGGGCTGGTGCGGCAGGTGCCGATTGCCGACGAGGTGGTCGAGTACGCCGTCCGGCTCGTCTCGGCCACGCGGCCCGACCGGCCCGAGGCGCCTGATTTCGTCAAGGAGTACCTCAGTTGGGGCGCCAGCCCGCGCGCGTCGCAGTACCTGACGCTGGGCGCCAAGGCACGCGCCATTCTGCAGGGCAATCTCGCGGTGACGTTCGACGACGTGCGGGCGGTGGCCGAGCCGGTGCTCCATCACCGGATCATTCTGAACTTCCATGCCCGGAGCGAGGACGTCCAACCCGAGACGATTATCGAGCGGCTGGTCGACTCGGTTTCGACGAGCATGGCGCGCTAG
- a CDS encoding DUF3857 domain-containing protein, which translates to MRVFVALVGIFVFATAGLAADSDPGGAYRALIIAGVAGDQKNHVEFWETAQRFVSVLTGPYGYARENVTLLFDDEARVGVGADGLPRRETIEATVERLRAVTRPEDQLLVVVLGHAEMVGRQASVHLPGRDIRDKDLGELFAGFPGRLILIVSTPVSGYFMAPLQGPGRIVITATKADREINKVRFGRVFSEVLEKTANAGERPSIGELYMQARALVDGEFKTGGLIPTEHAMLDDNGDGEGTREIPGERDSGEATDGALALATYVGPAVRAAALPAAEAEAEVTEAGSKWAELKPPAIVLLKEIDYSISTDLTYRIRERRRVKVLNKGGHEYSEVIVFYNTFSETLEIEEAKTIKPSGEVAVLDAANIHDVKSTTALFYTESRYKRFSMPSVEDGCILDYTFVKTGKSVQLSREFWNTFAIEMPIPQERVVMRFTVPDTKRVNTRFVPSEPPFSVEKSERTERYGQTVEYVLTDIAPLRSEPYGPAPAALSTRLISTSIASWDMVWDWYRRLSDNARQADEPIRQAVAQAIEGQTTELEKARAVYNYVCSKIRYVGLELGPHGYQPHSASSIYENRYGDCKDKATLLLTMLDEAGIRGSIVLVATDVMAQVDPEMPTLDQFNHAIATVVIDGTRYWLDSTGGETAFGDIPVNDQGRTVFVIGEAKGEFMQIPVLPAEANLLRNTGTAAVGRDGTLRVEEHVEYRGAFADQFRATYRYADAAGQKAMLQEALGNFSAGATLDQYAIQGMVEMADAIVYSRTYTAPSYASTAGDLIVLTAPLQRIGLLNLATIPERQQPLRLGQTMRREGELVLAVPQGFRVRNLPEALEIRTEIGTYSESYSVNKDGAIVCCNRFELGVAEISPADYAEFRAFVRDVAQAQRRIIVLIEEASLAEHADGAALAPL; encoded by the coding sequence ATGAGAGTGTTCGTTGCGCTTGTCGGCATCTTTGTCTTTGCCACGGCGGGTCTCGCGGCAGACAGCGACCCTGGCGGGGCCTACCGTGCGCTGATCATCGCGGGTGTCGCCGGCGACCAGAAAAACCACGTCGAGTTCTGGGAGACGGCGCAGCGGTTTGTCTCGGTGCTGACGGGGCCATACGGGTACGCGCGCGAGAACGTCACGCTGCTGTTTGACGACGAGGCCCGGGTGGGCGTGGGCGCCGACGGGTTGCCCCGCCGCGAGACGATCGAGGCGACGGTCGAGAGGCTGCGCGCGGTGACGCGACCCGAGGACCAGTTGCTCGTCGTGGTGCTTGGGCACGCCGAGATGGTGGGCCGGCAGGCGTCCGTTCATCTGCCGGGGCGCGACATACGCGACAAGGACCTCGGCGAGCTTTTCGCGGGTTTTCCGGGGCGGCTCATTCTCATCGTGTCGACGCCGGTAAGCGGCTACTTCATGGCGCCGCTGCAGGGGCCGGGCCGCATCGTGATCACGGCGACGAAGGCCGACCGCGAGATCAACAAGGTGCGTTTCGGCCGGGTGTTTTCGGAGGTGCTCGAGAAGACGGCGAACGCCGGCGAACGGCCCTCGATTGGCGAGTTGTACATGCAGGCACGCGCGCTCGTCGACGGGGAGTTCAAGACGGGGGGACTGATCCCGACCGAGCACGCGATGCTCGACGACAACGGCGACGGCGAGGGGACGCGGGAGATCCCGGGTGAGCGTGATTCAGGCGAGGCGACCGACGGGGCGCTGGCGCTTGCGACGTATGTTGGGCCGGCGGTGCGTGCGGCGGCGTTGCCAGCGGCCGAGGCCGAGGCCGAGGTGACCGAGGCGGGTTCGAAGTGGGCCGAGCTCAAGCCGCCGGCCATTGTCCTGCTCAAGGAGATCGACTACTCGATCAGCACGGATCTAACCTACCGGATCCGCGAGCGCCGCCGGGTCAAGGTGCTCAACAAGGGGGGGCACGAGTACTCGGAAGTCATCGTGTTCTATAACACGTTCAGCGAGACGCTCGAGATCGAGGAGGCCAAGACGATCAAGCCGAGCGGCGAGGTCGCGGTGCTCGATGCAGCCAATATCCACGACGTCAAGTCGACGACGGCGCTGTTCTACACCGAGTCGCGGTACAAGCGATTCAGCATGCCGTCGGTCGAGGACGGCTGTATTCTGGACTACACGTTTGTCAAGACGGGCAAGAGCGTGCAGCTCAGCCGGGAGTTCTGGAACACGTTCGCGATCGAGATGCCGATCCCGCAGGAGCGCGTGGTGATGCGGTTCACCGTGCCGGACACCAAGCGGGTGAACACGCGGTTTGTGCCGTCCGAGCCACCGTTCAGCGTGGAGAAGAGCGAGCGGACGGAGCGCTACGGGCAGACGGTCGAGTACGTCCTCACCGACATCGCGCCGCTGCGCTCGGAGCCGTACGGGCCGGCGCCGGCGGCGCTGAGCACGCGGCTGATCTCCACGTCGATCGCGTCCTGGGACATGGTATGGGACTGGTACCGGCGGCTCTCGGACAACGCGCGCCAAGCCGACGAGCCAATCAGGCAGGCGGTGGCGCAGGCGATCGAGGGACAGACAACCGAGCTCGAGAAGGCGCGGGCGGTCTACAACTACGTGTGCTCGAAGATCCGCTACGTCGGACTCGAACTCGGGCCGCACGGCTACCAGCCGCACTCGGCGTCGAGCATCTACGAGAACCGGTATGGCGACTGCAAGGACAAGGCGACGCTGCTGCTCACGATGCTCGATGAGGCGGGGATCCGCGGCAGCATCGTGCTCGTGGCCACCGACGTCATGGCACAGGTCGATCCCGAGATGCCGACGCTCGACCAGTTCAACCACGCCATCGCCACCGTGGTGATTGACGGGACGCGCTACTGGCTCGACAGCACGGGAGGCGAGACGGCGTTCGGCGACATCCCAGTCAACGACCAGGGCCGTACCGTGTTCGTCATCGGCGAGGCCAAGGGCGAGTTCATGCAGATCCCGGTGTTGCCGGCCGAGGCGAACTTGCTCAGGAATACGGGCACGGCGGCCGTCGGGCGCGACGGGACGCTGCGTGTCGAGGAGCATGTCGAGTACCGGGGCGCGTTCGCCGACCAGTTCCGCGCCACCTACCGGTACGCCGACGCCGCGGGGCAGAAGGCGATGCTCCAGGAGGCGCTGGGCAACTTCAGTGCCGGGGCGACGCTTGACCAGTATGCAATCCAGGGCATGGTCGAGATGGCCGACGCGATTGTCTACTCGCGCACGTACACGGCGCCGAGCTACGCGTCGACGGCCGGCGATCTGATCGTGCTCACGGCGCCCCTTCAGCGCATCGGGTTGCTGAATCTCGCGACGATACCCGAGCGTCAGCAGCCGTTGCGGCTCGGCCAGACGATGCGGCGCGAGGGAGAGCTTGTGCTTGCCGTGCCGCAGGGCTTCCGGGTACGCAACCTGCCGGAGGCGCTCGAGATTCGGACAGAAATCGGGACCTATTCGGAGTCCTATAGCGTCAATAAGGATGGCGCGATCGTGTGCTGCAACCGGTTCGAGCTGGGCGTGGCCGAGATTAGCCCCGCCGACTACGCCGAGTTCCGGGCGTTCGTTCGGGACGTGGCGCAGGCGCAGCGGCGGATTATCGTGCTTATCGAAGAGGCGTCGTTGGCAGAGCACGCCGATGGCGCCGCACTCGCGCCGCTGTGA
- a CDS encoding diadenylate cyclase gives MAISSRDAGAPRDKPGAKETGRPRRRTAALPVRAGGKAVSKTGLKTVSGPLSPDGSSLSNMVIDHALEIADRFQALAVFISADLLPSGRVLDASKRRFDIYVVTQSTDQMVLPDAAACKVLKVPSIPMGRVGKIKVAMVMAASRGLLKTGDRVVCVSGLPEAGVLDTILVLQVGTETEVITTSDIGGFARRVKAGVFDTVLELALELANQGREGKPVGTIFVIGDTKALKDHVRQLVLNPFKGYSERQRQILDPSVRATIKEFSTIDGAFVIDTKGIVLSAGTYLDARITPAELPPGLGARHLAAASITAAVSNSIAIVVSESTGEVRVYRHGIALTDIEPGTRQPGGSEGELPGG, from the coding sequence ATGGCCATATCGAGCAGAGATGCGGGCGCGCCACGCGACAAGCCGGGCGCCAAGGAGACGGGGCGGCCACGCCGGCGTACAGCCGCGCTGCCTGTACGAGCAGGCGGGAAGGCCGTAAGCAAGACGGGTTTGAAGACGGTGTCCGGCCCGCTGTCGCCCGACGGCAGTTCCCTGTCCAACATGGTCATTGACCACGCGCTCGAGATCGCGGACCGTTTCCAGGCCCTTGCGGTGTTCATCTCGGCCGATCTGCTCCCGTCCGGGCGCGTCCTGGATGCGTCGAAACGCCGCTTCGACATCTACGTCGTCACGCAGTCGACTGACCAGATGGTACTCCCCGATGCCGCCGCGTGCAAGGTGCTCAAGGTTCCCAGCATTCCCATGGGGCGCGTGGGCAAGATCAAGGTCGCGATGGTCATGGCGGCTTCGCGCGGGCTGCTCAAGACGGGCGACCGGGTCGTCTGCGTTTCCGGGCTGCCGGAGGCGGGCGTGCTCGACACGATCCTGGTTCTGCAGGTAGGCACTGAGACCGAGGTGATCACCACGTCGGACATCGGGGGATTTGCCAGGCGCGTCAAGGCCGGCGTCTTCGACACGGTCCTCGAGTTGGCTCTCGAGCTGGCCAACCAGGGGCGCGAAGGCAAGCCAGTCGGCACCATCTTCGTCATCGGCGACACCAAGGCGCTCAAGGACCACGTGCGCCAGCTCGTCCTCAATCCGTTCAAGGGCTATAGCGAGCGCCAACGCCAGATACTCGATCCCTCCGTGCGCGCCACGATCAAGGAGTTCTCGACCATCGATGGTGCCTTTGTCATCGACACCAAGGGCATCGTCCTTTCCGCCGGCACCTATCTCGACGCGCGGATCACGCCGGCCGAGCTGCCGCCGGGACTTGGCGCGCGGCATCTCGCCGCCGCGTCCATCACCGCCGCCGTCAGCAACTCCATCGCCATTGTGGTCAGCGAGTCCACCGGCGAGGTCCGCGTCTACCGCCACGGCATCGCGCTGACCGATATCGAGCCCGGCACCCGCCAGCCCGGCGGTTCCGAGGGGGAGCTACCGGGTGGGTGA
- a CDS encoding co-chaperone GroES, whose amino-acid sequence MKTKVKPLGGRVLVKRLEETERTKGGIIIPDSAKEKPKEGEIVALGTGKIDKEGKKVAFNVAVGDRVLFTSYAGTEVTVNDEEYLIMSEDDILGVVAR is encoded by the coding sequence TTGAAAACGAAAGTCAAGCCACTGGGCGGCCGCGTACTGGTCAAGCGGCTTGAGGAGACCGAGCGGACCAAAGGCGGGATCATCATCCCCGACAGCGCCAAAGAGAAGCCCAAAGAGGGTGAGATCGTCGCCCTCGGCACCGGCAAGATCGACAAGGAAGGCAAGAAGGTCGCCTTCAACGTCGCCGTCGGCGACCGGGTGCTCTTCACCTCGTACGCGGGCACCGAGGTGACCGTGAATGACGAGGAATACCTCATCATGAGCGAGGACGACATCCTTGGTGTTGTCGCGAGATAG